In Parasteatoda tepidariorum isolate YZ-2023 chromosome 8, CAS_Ptep_4.0, whole genome shotgun sequence, the DNA window AACCGAATTTTGACAACAGAACCACTGTAAGTTCAGGATAAGTTCGACTCAATAGCGGTAATGCTAAAAAACCAATTTCTTGTGTCGGTACGATAACAGTGACGCTATTCAACCGATAAAAACCATCCAGTTAACCTTAACCATTCAACCTTTATAAACATGAGTGTAGaatacatgaagaaaaaaaaattcataccgagcagtggcacttaaccttaaaaaaatcctCAGTGTAAGGTATCTCAATTCAGAGAAAGCACATTCTAATTTTTCATACGAAGAAAAAAGTGATCCAAAAGCAATCATGACGCTAGGGATATCaaacctaaaaatataaattagaaaatatcacGTGAACAAGAATCGATTTTGGAATGGGTCGAAATTTGTTCCGGCACggcagtaaaataaattttttgaatcgaCTGATCGGGTATAATAGGCACTCCGTAGTATTTAATACCACAATTAATTCAGTATCACTGACATCAATAAAAGTTAAcgttcaataaaaaagtaaaagtttcaagtaaacattgaaattatagctgtgttataactttttattgcaCGTTAATTTGATTGGTTCGCCGTAATCCTCTGGTTTAATGAAAGGAGCTTCGATTCGCCAGATATTTGGCTCGTCATCTGTTTTGCACCGATTTATGTACGAATGTACAGATATTTCTCTCTCATATcctaaaactgtttttatttcgGTCTTTCTTTCAACTGCTAAATTTTGTCCACTGGCCACATGATGAATAATTACGTCTGTATTACACGGTATAAACTGTCCTTCTGTTTTCAGCCTATCGTCTTTATGGGTGCAAAATATCCTCCACAATCCTCTCCCGGACAACTCCTTGACAAACGTTACTTCCATGTGACCGGATTTTTGAGCAAATGCCGTAAAATTTTTCGGCTCGCCGTTCAATAAACGATGGCCCGCTTCATCCACAGTGCAGATTATTATCATTTCTCCGTATGTTAAAGGAACGTGATTCGGTACAAAATTGCTATTGCGGAATATGTAAACAGAATTCCTTGCCATTATTCTTGAATCTGCACTTGCCGTAACCCAGCAAGGTTCGTCGAATGTACCATCTGTGGCAATATTTTGAGGTAAAGCCGCCAAGTACAATGTTTCGTTCTGGTGTGACCATTTCAAGCGAATTATGTCACCGTGGTGCAAGAAACCATCCAAATTCCGGGTGAGTTGAACGGGTTTGGCTAATAGCGATGCGTACCTGTCGAGTTTCTGAAAGGGCAATTCTTCATTGGCAAAAGCTTGCAGAAGTCTCTCAGTTTCGATCTCTTTTCGAGCCCTCTCATCGGACCAATAACCGAGAAGAACGGCGTCGTTATGATAATCGTGTACTTCACTGACATATCGTTTTCTACGATCTgatgatgtttcaaaaaatatgctgTAATCCATTTGAATTTAGTGTTGATACTTCAATCAAAGCAATTTTGCCGTTTgtttgaatacaaaaatattataaagagtTAAATCAAGAAGAAGTATTTTCagctaaaatttattgcataaattcAGATTGACtcataattcaaagaaaatgtcTAAGAATTTACAACAGCAAGTTTAGAGAGGAAATGAaggtaagtatattttttatcaataaaatattcttgcTTATAACTcgctttggaaatttttttttcgatgctGCAGCAAGTattctttaaagatttttccCTTCAATTGCAAGCTCAATCCCTTGTGGGAGTggatttttcatttctattacaTATTTTCGAGGCAGGCACAGCAgatgtaatttatttagatttcatAGTttggaaatcaaaaataaaacacttctcttttaataacaaaatgttaGCATTTTTCTCTTCTgtgactttttatttcatattatcatattcatttatatttcaagcagtcgaaatatgtttttttttgttgcctatGCCTTTCTctatctagaaaaaataaataaatggaggCAGCATGAACTCAAAAAGTTTATGTAAAACCATTGCTGGTTTCTGAATAAGGCTTACAGTTACTCCAAGGAGATTAAAACttgaatgattaattaaaaatcttcaagTGTATGTGGCGTAACTATCActatgattattaaacatcaattcacaaGTGTTTAAGACACGCTAACTCGATTCAATctagaggtaccttttgatagatgaaggttggcattatCGATTTCTACATTCTctacattggtgacccggacgcgATATGAAGCCGCTGACCTCGAAAGCAATGCCCGCTTTGATTTGAGCACGCTTACTTCGATGGATGATTCCCATTGagcagttgacttgctatttgaGACTGCGCAATCGTCCTCTTCACGCTGTTGTTTCTCAGTCGTATTTACACACAACGGGATCCTACACACACTCGACTGCAACTAGTAACACAAGAGAGACCACACACGCAACCGTGAACTTAATGCAGCTCTCACCACAAGCGCTCCAAATACGGTGAGCTTAATACAGCTTTCCCGGTCTTTCGCTAGTTGTATGTTTTCCTTGAATTCTATCTCTGTTAATATTCTGGTaggggagtattgtggcgtaactaccactacgaatattaaacatcaattcactagtatataagacaagCTAAATGGATTCAATCTTGAGGAACCCTTTGAAAGAAGAAGGTTGGTATTGTCGATAATTAAATTCCCCAACTGTAAAGCCTATATAGGCTATTTTATTACAGAAGTTAAAGTGCATAAAAacctcatttattttttgtcgcttaaaaataaaatttagaagtttttaaaaagcaacCTTTATGGGTTACAACCTATTTAAtgggttaaaaatattgagtaaaaagtacaagtagaaattttaaaaagtaacgactttatttacaaacacataaaaccaaaatgataatgcattcaaaataacataaactgcttttaaaatgtgtagaaagctgaaatatttttttcaaactaatttcgtgaattatttgattttttactaattaactGCTCATTTTACAAAACGATTGCTTTGCTCTTcggttatttttactttataaatttatttgctttattaatagtattaaataaaaaatatattctcaagATAAGATAGAAAAACATGGTATAATTCGTCAATTTTCactatttcacaattttttactattcttCACAAATGGAACAAAATGAACAAGTTCACGAAACAAAGTATTTGACGAAGTATTGGTAATCCGAATAAGATACGTAtagctcgttcaccaggagttggcacttggctccgccttcatcacgtggtatgcgacgatactatttcgctatttttgggagaaggttgTGAGCAATCTTGAACAATGTTGCTActatttggcgatcgtttgGCAAGAACatttatttcgcaaactttatgtgcattttcttaacaatatttcataaatttgatgatattttgcaccattttttatgatatttctttcttttgagtgaatagtttgtcctttatgAGCCATTTCGCTGGGagaacagcagtttttaaatttaaactatatttaattagttagtgtaacaaaatgtataatagcagatgataaagcaaagtaagtgactgaaaaagaattcactttttGTGTTTGGCGcaaattaagggttgtctcaatttcaacaacggagatgtttctcttcaaactcccgcgctgaaatgaactctgcgtccgaggaggtggagccaagtctcaactcctggtgaacgaactatatttAACCACTTGATTTGTGAAGATACTCATAAATGTGCTTACCAAAACGGCAGACAGTGTTCGATGCAACTTTTTTCAATCGATgctctaaatattttctattttttaatttttaagatgcaaacgtcttttttttaattctgtgacAAAATTACCAACGACATGCACGGCACGTTGTTGGGACAAAAGCATCTTGATGTGCATTTTATCTGTCTTTTCAGCATCAGTGGTTAAGAAACTTGTAGGTTAGAAAGCTAAAGttagaaagttattttaaaataaactttgggAAATTGACAATCTTGCTTGAGAATAgcgtgaaaaaagttttattctaagAATTGGTAACAAAGCTTTTTAGAAAGAGAAGAAAggttaaaattctttcaatgtttttgttaaaaaaaaaaaaaaaagtacgatacttttccattttaaacTGGTAACGAAATAgtacatgaaaaattaattattttcaaaagtaatcacgaaacgaaaaaaattaccaattttcaaaagtaacgtagtgaaaagaaaagtactagttttaagaatgaaatttaaagatggTTACTAACGAAAGGACAGTCCCAAAAGacaaatgaacttttttttgataactttaacataatcttaaaaataaaggtaatacATTATCGGTCcttatttcacttaaatatcaatttaaaaccaCTAATgtgcaaagttttattttatttattttttatgttgtattCTAATACAACTGGACCAGCAGCTGCCCCAATGGGCTTTCTTCCGGTACTGTACAGTTAGATTTTTAACTGTTTGTACACAGGGAAATAATTGACAGATTTGTCAAGTAACAAGTACAAATCGAGCTCccatagataaaataaatagtaaataataagtcATAAACAAAAGTTTCTAATAAgcgtaacaaaaaaaaaaatcttggtatTCTATTTCCTCAAATAGCTACAgtctctggccaaattattcgacgcactataagattctatataaaatcttaattatcagatgataTACGCCATTATTGTTTTTGCGCGGCAGAGaccagtttgcacttgtttatgctcgtgtatcaattggtaaacaatgcaatgcaatgctttgaaaataaatagaaatgggaagtatataaaaaatctctcgaataaaaacctattacatgtgtgtttaaatataaaagtattgcctataaactcgtgcaaaacgtatcattattaaaacactaaagTGTGTGTAATTATTTGgtctcattattataatataccaatataatacctgatataataaatattctatattcatataatatatcgtctaatgtatcctaccgtcgaatttatattatctatcgTCAAATTCAACCCAtggatacactaacgtaaacaagtgcaaacattcacataaaaacaataaagctgtatagggTATCACgcgataattaagattttacacagaATCTTATTAATGATTTGAACAGGGACTGTActctgtttaattattttttgttcataatttgaaaatttatctcAATATCAGGAACTATTTTGTCTGCGTATGCATCACACCTACGTTTTAATTACACTACAAGCAAATGAGAATAACGATTTGACTGGCAAcaataaattgacattccaaaTCGCGATGAAGGATCATGTTCGGGACCTCGGataggaactttttttttaaagttgtggTCAAGAAGATCATAGGAAGTCAATATAACAAGAGCATCCTCCGGGAAGAAGAAACGTGTCCACGGTCGGACTTTGGTCAGGAGCCTGAGGATCCGTACTCAGAAGTTGCACTGCTGTGTACCGTTGTAGGCAAGAAGATCTCACACAAGGAGGCATCATTTGGCAAGACCGGTTTTCGTACCTAAAACAAAAGTCACACATTATCATAAcaacattttataaccgttgttgaaaaGCAGACCCAATGTtcgggtttatgactactaatattcaactccgtatccttgtcattttgaacccaatccagaagaaaagggaaatcctggatcaagtattgggagaaatttgccgtcgaggaggattttttgatagaactaacccgcatttccgttacatggagaggaaaaatacGAAAGCCTGCCACGGTAAGTTTGACAGCAAAAGGACTCGAGACCATAATCCGTCTACTactactgaagatattttaagtcagcactgtggtcagtgctaTCCGGTTTCGGAaatcgtatcaaccagccatttgctgggattcgaacccggctcacctcattggaaggcgaaccctctatctcctgagccatgtTTATCCTCTTGTTTACGCATTTTGTAACCACCATTAAACAGTCGACCCAAAtgttttgggtttatgactactattgttcaactccgtagccttgtaattttgaacccaatccaggagacaaggaAAATCctggaaatttgccttcgcggaggaccttctgatagaactaacccatgaagaagaaaaccacgaatacCTCCATACCATTACGTtatatggagaagaaaaccactaaaacctccatacaaaaagaaataccataccaaaggaaataattatacataaattaggAGGCTCACAATGGGGCACAATTATAATATTCACTCGACAAACGGCAGAAATTAATagtttagcctgacggcaaggagactctaacacataatccgtctaccactgaagatattttaaggtCAGCACTGTGGGCTGTGCGAGctaggtgcggaattcgaattaACCAGCCATCACAGGGATTTGAACCaggtttacctcattgggaggcgagtgctctatcccctgagtctcCACGGCTCTTTCAACAACATTTACTACTTAGGGGCACCCCCCTTATCCCCGCCCTCACCACTGCTTTCACATTTCTTTCACATAGCCACCAAGATTCCTGACCTTACTCCGTTTTTCCTTTAATAGGATTATGTCAAAGACACTGTTTGTGATGAAAAACACTGCGAGTTTTTGAAGAATGTATTTTTGCAGTATTTGGAAATCGACAGAAACTAGAAAATGGGCGACGGaaactagaaaaatttaaattgctggcAGACTTGGCGTAAAACAATGGGTTACACTTCAAgcattagtaattaaaaaaaattaactgtctatttttttttaaattttgtgtatgacttattataatttgtctaatggtgttttttaaatatatataaatatttaaaagtctgTCATTATTTTGAGCTTCATTTAAAAtcatctttcttaaaaaaaaagaaataataataatacataaaacgaataaaaactggggaaaaaaagaatttaaggtACTTTACGCCAGCAGCCGTCAATATAGgaattagaaaattagaaaattgtgATATTAGTCAGTTGTAGCAGTTTCAGCAGTGGCCCCTTTTCAAATAATGAgaactttaaacaaataaaaaaaactgttgatgttaataatattttcttttgatgcatatctcaaaatataattaacattataaggttcatacataaaatgatgaaaagttttaagaaaaaagtgtgaaataacgaaattttcagaatatcataaaatataatgtacaatgcggaaaaaaaaaaaccagaccacccagaataatttttgaactaataatcAGATCTCAGATTGCGGcgaccccctatattttggggtcaGGCATCCgaaactgttgaaaaaaatatttgttttttttcttttgtctggtttcgtaacttaaaatatcgtctgcactgattaattagcatatttgaggtccccccctcgaaccattaagaatgagttctagaacgtgggGATCCGATCCTTAGATTAAAAGATATTCAGGGTGGCCCGTTTTTTTTCAGGCTCATTGTACATGGAGTGCATTTTCGGATAAAAAAGCACCGATCAACAGACAATTTTTCAATCTCAAATTGTTAGTGTCCCTGCGGCCGGCGGTCACCGCTAATTTAGCCCTGTACCATATAACACAgctttaattcaattatattgttttcgaaattttacttAGCATGTTCAGTTCTCCTCTCTTCTCGGGGATATTtccatatcgtgatctgtcgcgccaactactgacgccaaggtgccaaacagatcttaaacttgcaattttcaccaaaaaaagttaatgttaaCCCGgaggtggctacgagttatacctttcgagttggtccctttctgtttttttttcctttcgggTCGCTGCCCAGAAGTTGcaaagacttggcgattattctgccgcAGATctcgatacggaaatctccccctCGTCTCTACTGCTTAACACgatacaaaataagtaaaataaaagaatggcGCTTACTTGCAGTGCTCTAGTCTAACTGCTTGTGGGAACTGATCAGTGTTGAGGACAACTTTCCACCGACCGGCCCAGTTTCGGGCCCATCCTATCCTCATGGTGAATATATCAGTCTCGCAGGCCCAGGCTCCTCTTTCAGATGGAAAATTGTACCTGTAGCTGACGTTTCCACCAGCAACATCTACGGGCAAAGGTTGCATCTCTGAATACATCCGGTGCACATCTCCCTGATAGCGTTGCACCACCGATTTCACCATTTCCCTGAAAATAACACAGAATCCGTCTTTTTTCAAAGAGTTTGAATCTATACTTTAAAAAGCTCTTTTGTAAAGTGAGATAaagactgaaatttatttttgactaatGTAGAGTTTCGTAACAGTTATTATTAGGGATATTTCGCAAATTTGCGTTAGCATTCGTGTGCATGCGTCATTTAGGTGAAATGCACcagtgaaaaaatatcaaacttgagcgtaagtgaaaataagagattttgcaAATATCCGTAAGTTAAAAAAGAGAACGTAGTGGAATAACTTTTCAACTCTGaccacaaaatcaaaacaaacatttacaatggaTACGTAGACTATCTCTTAAAAAGCTGTGGCATACGATTCAAGATATTTTGCTCTACGGAAAGCTGGGGTTcagtgagcaaaaaaatgtggtaaattatagattttgatgaattgggtatactatagcctacgtcacaggttgtgttgttcctactaaatttataccatgaacggcattttctgcgagcctaacttcaagccacaaataaacaaacgaagtgttcgatcgtttaaatagctgctcgccagattttattgcattataaagaaaagttattgaaactaaatgcaactaaataagcaacaacaactaaaacaaataacaacaactactaataacaatagctaaataaacaacaactaaattccattcgtttagtattgcgtcatatgttgttcctactaaatcgaagtagttgtgtttttttcatattatacccaattcagCAATAAGGAATacagcttattattattatatttaataataatattgtattggtcctcgttgaaCTGTGCTCGActtcgtaaagtgctcgacttcgcgcgcaggtcgtcgggctaccgaagcgggggtgccat includes these proteins:
- the LOC107445769 gene encoding cilia- and flagella-associated protein 161-like; this translates as MDYSIFFETSSDRRKRYVSEVHDYHNDAVLLGYWSDERARKEIETERLLQAFANEELPFQKLDRYASLLAKPVQLTRNLDGFLHHGDIIRLKWSHQNETLYLAALPQNIATDGTFDEPCWVTASADSRIMARNSVYIFRNSNFVPNHVPLTYGEMIIICTVDEAGHRLLNGEPKNFTAFAQKSGHMEVTFVKELSGRGLWRIFCTHKDDRLKTEGQFIPCNTDVIIHHVASGQNLAVERKTEIKTVLGYEREISVHSYINRCKTDDEPNIWRIEAPFIKPEDYGEPIKLTCNKKL
- the LOC107445771 gene encoding neurotrophin 1-like, producing the protein MEMVKSVVQRYQGDVHRMYSEMQPLPVDVAGGNVSYRYNFPSERGAWACETDIFTMRIGWARNWAGRWKVVLNTDQFPQAVRLEHCKYENRSCQMMPPCVRSSCLQRYTAVQLLSTDPQAPDQSPTVDTFLLPGGCSCYIDFL